The following are encoded together in the Chaetodon auriga isolate fChaAug3 chromosome 6, fChaAug3.hap1, whole genome shotgun sequence genome:
- the pgghg gene encoding protein-glucosylgalactosylhydroxylysine glucosidase: MSCDSDPYIFSTDTLPTDLRFLPPLANGLLGWRVYNNIMHMGGVYNGEGGRCHRADIPCPLAVEVETEGPAQHTYSLDTHTGIFTHTLSSGHVTISQSLYSHRYYSNLMVMEVLLVRQVTSEEPITVKLVSSFTPKSKDIIFESGPDYKGGSHIQGKTNSAEFPGGSCPTVHLIWTPIPSTLTLLPEQSQARWGFILVLANSLDTAEASFDEGLSLMASGNLRPSHEKAWKELWLHSTLEATGSESLCKALIGCMFYLLSAFPSIHDTSSSFGGVSPGGLSNGGDGQDYWGHVFWDQDIWMYPGIVLFYPKLGRAVLEYRVGTIDGAKDNAQKQGFKGLKFPWESAVSGREVCPEDIYGQQEIHINGDVALAFQHYLYLTEDLSVFTEGQGSEVIYGVADYWVSRVTWNPEDQKYHLLGVMPPDEYYYNVNNSVYTNTVAKFSLQFAVELAALLQHPAPKEWQEVAEHLKIPFEEESQYHPEFDGYIKGHPVKQADTVMLGYPLALPMSPEVRRNDLEVYEPITDPNGPAMTWGMFAIGWLELGEAEKAHHLLEKCFKNIQGPFQVWSESSDGSGAVNFLTGMGGFLQAVLFGYTGFRVQKDCLAFSPLLPNDISELCIRGVNYLGSQMDWLLRKDDVCIILREQASSAGNAKPCDLQVVLKASGTKIPLTPGQPVTLPREPGCVCKLASPSSCWPL, from the exons ATGTCATGTGACTCAGACCCTTACATCTTTTCTACTGACACCCTCCCCACTGACCTCCGCTTCCTTCCTCCCCTGGCCAATGGGCTTCTGGGATGGAGGGTGTACAACAACATCATGCACATGGGTGGCGTGTATAACGGGGAGGGTGGGCGTTGTCACCGAGCAGATATCCCGTGTCCTCTAGCTGTGGAGGTCGAGACCGAGGGACCAGCCCAGCACACCTACAGCCTGGACACCCACACAG GTATTTTTACCCACACTCTGAGCTCAGGGCATGTGACCATTTCACAGTCTTTGTATTCACACCGATACTACTCCAACCTGATGGTGATGGAGGTCCTGTTGGTGCGTCAGGTGACTTCAGAGGAACCCATCACTGTTAAGCTGGTGAGCTCGTTCACACCTAAGAGCAAAGACATTATTTTTGAGTCTGGTCCTGATTACAAAGGAGGAAG CCACATCCAAGGAAAGACCAACAGTGCTGAGTTCCCAGGAGGTTCCTGTCCCACAGTGCACCTTATCTGGACCCCCATACCTTCTACTCTGACACTGCTTCcagaacagagccaggctcgcTGGGGCTTCATCCTGGTTCTGGCCAACAGTTTAGACACTGCTGAGGCCAGTTTTGATGAGGGCCTGAGTCTGATGGCCTCCGGCAACCTGCGTCCATCTCACGAGAAGGCCTGGAAAGAACTGTGGCTGCACAGCACGTTGGAGGCGACAGGGTCAGAGAGCCTCTGCaaggctctgattggctgcatgTTCTACCTCCTCAGCGCCTTCCCCTCTATACATGACACCTCCAGCTCGTTTGGTGGCGTCAGTCCAGGTGGGCTGTCCAATGGAGGGGATGGTCAGGACTACTGGGGCCATGTTTTCTGGGACCAG GACATTTGGATGTATCCTGGAATAGTCCTTTTCTATCCCAAGCTGGGCCGAGCTGTGCTGGAGTACAGGGTCGGGACTATAGATGGAGCAAAAGACAACGCCCAAAAGCAGGGCTTCAAG GGACTAAAGTTTCCATGGGAGAGCGCTGTGTCAGGGAGGGAGGTGTGTCCAGAAGACATTTATGGACAACAAGAGATTCACATAAATGGAGATGTCGCCCTGGCCTTCCAGCACTATCTCTACCTCACCGAG GATCTGTCCGTGTTCACAGAGGGCCAGGGCAGCGAGGTGATCTATGGAGTGGCTGATTACTGGGTTTCTAGAGTTACCTGGAACCCCGAAGACCAGAAATATCATCTCTTAG GTGTCATGCCACCTGATGAGTATTATTACAATGTCAACAACTctgtgtacacaaacacagtggccAAATTCAG TCTCCAGTTTGCTGTAGAATTGGCTGCCCTCCTCCAACATCCTGCACCAAAGGAATGGCAAGAAGTGGCCGAACACCTCAAAATACCTTTTGAAGAAGAATCCCAGTACCATCCTGAGTTCGATGGCTACATTAAAG GTCATCCAGTGAAGCAGGCGGACACAGTGATGTTGGGCTATCCTCTTGCTTTGCCAATGTCCCCAGAGGTCAGGAGAAATGACCTTGAAGTGTATGAGCCAATAACAGACCCGAATGGTCCAGCCATGACGTGG GGTATGTTTGCAATCGGCTGGCTGGAGCTGGGGGAGGCTGAGAAAGCTCACCATTTACTTGAGAAGTGCTTCAAGAACATTCAGGGACCGTTCCAG GTATGGAGTGAGTCCTCAGATGGCTCTGGTGCAGTCAACTTTCTCACTGGCATGGGAGGATTCCTGCAAGCTGTGCTGTTTGGTTATACTGGCTTCAG agttcAGAAGGACTGCCTGGCCTTTTCCCCACTTCTTCCCAATGACATCTCTGAGCTCTGCATTCGCGGTGTGAACTACCTGGGCAGTCAGATGGACTGGCTGCTGAGGAAGGATGACGTTTGTATCATACTAAGGGAACAGGCAAGCAGTGCTGGCAATGCTAAGCCCTGCGATCTACAGGTTGTCCTGAAGGCATCGGGAACTAAAATCCCTCTCACTCCAG GACAGCCAGTGACTCTTCCACGCGAGCCAGGGTGTGTTTGTAAACTGGCTTCACCATCTTCCTGCTGGCCACTCTGA